The following proteins are co-located in the Gloeocapsa sp. PCC 7428 genome:
- the prmA gene encoding 50S ribosomal protein L11 methyltransferase, whose translation MANTWCELQIICDPVLEETVFWQLDQFGFRGMASEKKGDFRLIRSYLPSQEVQAVDLEVLLQNLSENAKSMDLAVPEIHQQQLDEEDWANSWKQYWHPQEIGDRFLINPAWLPTPDTDRIIIHLDPGVAFGTGNHQTTQLCLEALEGHINSDTVIADIGCGSGILSIGALLLGASQVYAVDVDPLAVQSTASNRELNAIEPERLIVEQGSVEQLVSLVSAPVDGIVCNILAEVIIKLIPQWNAIAHASTWGILSGILVNQAAAVSDTLTQHGWRVTSQLQKQDWCCLNIHRV comes from the coding sequence ATGGCTAATACTTGGTGTGAATTACAGATTATTTGCGATCCTGTGCTAGAAGAAACTGTTTTCTGGCAACTCGATCAATTTGGTTTTCGGGGAATGGCGAGCGAGAAAAAAGGAGACTTTCGCTTGATTCGCTCGTATTTACCCTCACAAGAGGTGCAAGCAGTTGATTTAGAAGTGTTGTTGCAAAATTTGAGTGAAAATGCCAAATCTATGGATTTAGCTGTGCCAGAAATACATCAGCAACAGCTTGATGAAGAAGATTGGGCAAATAGTTGGAAACAATACTGGCATCCTCAGGAAATTGGCGATCGCTTCTTAATCAATCCTGCATGGCTACCAACGCCGGATACCGATCGCATTATCATACATCTCGACCCTGGTGTCGCTTTTGGTACGGGTAATCATCAGACAACGCAATTGTGCCTCGAAGCTCTCGAAGGTCATATCAACAGTGATACAGTTATCGCAGACATTGGCTGTGGTTCTGGTATTCTATCAATTGGGGCACTCCTTTTAGGTGCAAGTCAGGTTTATGCAGTTGATGTTGACCCCCTTGCAGTACAATCTACGGCTAGCAACCGCGAACTCAATGCAATCGAACCAGAGCGCTTAATTGTCGAACAAGGCAGTGTCGAGCAGCTGGTATCGTTAGTATCAGCACCAGTAGACGGCATTGTTTGTAACATTTTGGCAGAAGTTATTATCAAGTTAATTCCGCAATGGAATGCTATCGCCCACGCATCAACGTGGGGTATTCTGAGCGGAATTCTTGTAAACCAAGCCGCAGCCGTTAGCGATACCTTAACTCAGCATGGCTGGCGCGTGACTAGCCAGTTGCAAAAACAAGACTGGTGCTGTCTCAATATTCACCGTGTTTAA
- the trxA gene encoding thioredoxin, whose protein sequence is MATKQQFKNFAELLAQSNVPVLVDFYADWCGPCQMMAAILERVNAQFQQQLRVVKIDTEKYPEIASQYQVQALPTLVFFKHGQPVERIEGVMPADALIQKLQTLL, encoded by the coding sequence ATGGCAACTAAGCAACAGTTCAAAAACTTTGCAGAATTATTAGCGCAATCGAATGTTCCAGTCTTAGTCGATTTTTATGCAGACTGGTGCGGTCCTTGTCAGATGATGGCGGCAATTTTAGAGCGAGTCAATGCGCAGTTTCAGCAGCAACTGCGTGTTGTGAAAATTGACACCGAGAAGTATCCTGAAATCGCTAGTCAGTATCAAGTTCAAGCCTTACCGACATTAGTGTTTTTCAAACACGGTCAACCTGTAGAACGCATTGAAGGTGTGATGCCAGCCGATGCGTTGATTCAAAAGTTACAGACGTTGCTGTAA
- the fabG gene encoding 3-oxoacyl-[acyl-carrier-protein] reductase — MEVLPENLQRLRDRVAIVTGASRGIGKAIALSLASEGANVVVNYASSSTAAEKVVEEITTSGGNAIALQADVSKADQVDALLNAVMEKWNRVDVLVNNAGITRDTLLLRMKPEEWQAVIDLNLTGVFLCTRAVSKVMLKQRSGRIISITSVAGQMGNPGQANYSAAKAGVIGFTKTVAKELAPRGITANAVAPGFITTDMTSNLSNTEDILKLIPLGRYGQPEEVAGMVRFLAADPAAGYITGQVFNVDGGMVMA, encoded by the coding sequence ATGGAAGTATTGCCCGAAAATTTGCAACGATTACGCGACCGAGTTGCGATCGTGACTGGTGCTTCGCGAGGAATTGGCAAAGCGATCGCACTGAGTTTAGCAAGCGAAGGCGCAAATGTTGTTGTCAACTATGCAAGTTCTAGCACCGCAGCAGAGAAGGTAGTTGAAGAGATTACGACAAGTGGGGGAAATGCCATCGCGCTGCAAGCTGATGTATCCAAAGCCGATCAAGTTGATGCGCTGCTGAATGCGGTTATGGAAAAATGGAATCGCGTTGACGTACTTGTCAACAATGCTGGCATTACACGCGATACGTTATTGTTACGCATGAAGCCAGAAGAATGGCAAGCGGTCATTGACCTTAACCTGACTGGTGTTTTCTTATGTACCCGCGCTGTCAGTAAAGTCATGCTGAAGCAACGTAGTGGAAGGATTATCAGTATTACTTCTGTTGCTGGTCAAATGGGTAATCCAGGACAAGCAAACTATAGCGCTGCCAAAGCTGGAGTTATCGGCTTTACAAAAACCGTTGCTAAAGAATTAGCACCGCGCGGAATTACAGCTAATGCAGTTGCACCAGGCTTTATTACCACCGACATGACAAGCAATCTCAGCAATACCGAAGATATTCTCAAACTTATTCCTCTCGGTCGCTACGGTCAACCCGAAGAAGTTGCGGGAATGGTACGCTTCCTCGCTGCCGATCCTGCGGCTGGTTACATCACTGGGCAGGTGTTTAATGTCGATGGTGGGATGGTGATGGCGTAG
- a CDS encoding protein-S-isoprenylcysteine O-methyltransferase, translated as MSEMNPLNSKIIFIIGMMLWLIVRIPYQRQQKQNTIVDDRKTIQEKAIRLLLLIGILFLPLTYVLSPWLNFANYDLPIWAHHLGIATLVPALWLFWRSHRDLGENWSSTLQIREGHTLMTHGVYQNIRHPMYASVLLLCIAQALLLPNWIAGLSGFVSFSIAYATRVDREEQMLLNRFGDEYEVYRQRTKRLIPYVF; from the coding sequence ATGAGTGAGATGAATCCATTGAATTCAAAGATCATTTTCATAATTGGCATGATGTTATGGCTGATCGTAAGAATTCCCTATCAACGACAACAGAAGCAGAACACAATTGTTGATGACCGAAAAACTATTCAGGAAAAAGCCATTCGCCTTTTGCTATTGATTGGGATATTGTTTCTTCCGTTGACTTATGTTTTATCTCCTTGGTTGAATTTTGCGAACTATGATCTACCAATCTGGGCACATCACTTAGGTATTGCTACTCTTGTACCCGCGCTTTGGTTGTTCTGGCGCAGCCATCGCGACTTAGGCGAAAATTGGTCATCAACGCTGCAAATTCGAGAAGGACATACGTTGATGACTCACGGTGTTTATCAAAATATTCGACATCCGATGTACGCCTCTGTCTTGTTACTTTGCATTGCACAAGCGTTATTGCTACCGAATTGGATTGCAGGGCTATCTGGATTCGTTAGCTTTAGTATTGCGTATGCAACACGAGTGGATCGGGAAGAACAGATGCTGCTTAACAGATTTGGTGATGAGTATGAAGTCTATAGGCAACGCACAAAGCGACTAATTCCCTATGTGTTCTAA
- the groL gene encoding chaperonin GroEL (60 kDa chaperone family; promotes refolding of misfolded polypeptides especially under stressful conditions; forms two stacked rings of heptamers to form a barrel-shaped 14mer; ends can be capped by GroES; misfolded proteins enter the barrel where they are refolded when GroES binds) → MAKIVAFDEESRRALERGVNALADAVKITLGPKGRNVLLEKKFGTPQIVNDGITVAKEIELEDPLENTGARLIQEVASKTKDVAGDGTTTATVLAQAMIREGLKNVAAGANPVAVRRGMEKTIEMLVEEIAAAAKPVEGGAIAQVATVSAGNDDEVGAMIAEAMERVTKDGVITVEESKSLTTDLEVVEGMQLDRGYISPYFITDNERMVVDFENPRILITDKKISTIQDLIPVLEKVARAGQPLLIIAEDVDGEALATLVVNKARGVLNVCAIKAPGFGDRRKEMLRDIAVLTGGQVISEEVGLSLDDASLEMMGVARKVTIDKEATTIVAGGDNKDDVQKRIAQIRRQLEESDSEYDKEKLQERIAKLAGGVAVIKVGAATETELKDRKLRIEDALNATKAAVEEGIVPGGGTMLIHLSTKVEDIKNSLNDEEKIGADIVKRSLEAPLRQMADNAGVEGSVIVEKVRETEFNIGYNAATGEFQDLIAAGILDPAKVVRSALQNAGSIAGMVLTTEALVVEKPEKKAAAAPDMGGMGGMGGMGGMGMM, encoded by the coding sequence ATGGCAAAAATCGTTGCGTTTGATGAAGAATCGCGGCGGGCGTTAGAACGCGGTGTCAACGCTCTTGCTGATGCTGTCAAAATTACATTAGGACCAAAAGGGCGTAACGTCCTACTTGAAAAGAAATTTGGTACACCCCAGATTGTTAACGATGGAATTACCGTTGCTAAGGAAATTGAACTTGAAGATCCGCTAGAAAATACTGGTGCGCGCCTAATTCAAGAAGTCGCATCGAAAACAAAGGACGTTGCAGGCGACGGAACAACTACCGCCACCGTTTTAGCCCAAGCAATGATTCGAGAAGGCTTAAAGAACGTTGCAGCCGGTGCAAATCCTGTTGCAGTACGGCGCGGGATGGAAAAAACCATCGAGATGTTAGTCGAAGAAATTGCCGCAGCAGCCAAGCCAGTAGAAGGCGGTGCGATCGCGCAAGTCGCAACCGTTTCGGCGGGTAATGATGACGAAGTCGGCGCAATGATCGCCGAAGCAATGGAGCGCGTAACCAAAGATGGCGTGATTACCGTTGAAGAGTCCAAATCACTGACAACAGATCTGGAAGTTGTTGAAGGAATGCAACTCGATCGCGGTTACATTTCCCCCTACTTCATCACCGATAACGAGCGGATGGTCGTCGATTTTGAAAATCCGCGTATTCTCATTACTGACAAAAAAATCAGTACAATTCAAGATTTAATTCCTGTTTTAGAAAAAGTTGCGCGTGCAGGTCAACCGTTATTAATTATCGCAGAAGACGTAGACGGCGAAGCTTTGGCAACCTTGGTTGTGAATAAAGCCCGAGGAGTCCTCAACGTTTGCGCGATCAAAGCACCAGGATTTGGCGATCGCCGTAAAGAAATGCTACGCGATATCGCGGTTCTTACCGGCGGACAAGTCATTTCCGAGGAAGTTGGACTCAGTTTAGACGATGCTTCCTTAGAGATGATGGGCGTTGCACGCAAAGTCACAATCGATAAAGAAGCAACAACCATCGTTGCTGGTGGCGACAACAAAGACGACGTGCAAAAGCGAATTGCTCAAATTCGTCGGCAACTCGAAGAATCTGACTCTGAATACGATAAAGAAAAACTCCAAGAGCGAATTGCGAAACTCGCAGGTGGAGTTGCGGTGATCAAAGTCGGCGCAGCTACAGAAACCGAACTCAAAGACCGCAAACTGCGGATTGAAGACGCGCTGAATGCGACAAAAGCAGCGGTAGAAGAAGGTATTGTTCCTGGCGGCGGGACAATGCTGATTCACCTTTCTACCAAAGTCGAAGACATCAAAAATAGCCTCAACGACGAAGAAAAAATTGGAGCCGATATTGTTAAGCGATCGCTTGAAGCTCCCTTACGCCAAATGGCAGATAATGCAGGCGTTGAAGGCTCTGTCATCGTTGAAAAGGTTCGCGAAACTGAATTTAATATTGGCTACAACGCTGCAACAGGCGAATTCCAAGACTTAATTGCTGCTGGAATTCTTGACCCCGCGAAAGTTGTACGTTCAGCGTTACAAAATGCTGGTTCAATTGCTGGAATGGTACTCACAACCGAAGCACTCGTCGTAGAAAAACCTGAGAAGAAAGCCGCTGCTGCTCCTGATATGGGTGGTATGGGCGGTATGGGTGGTATGGGTGGTATGGGAATGATGTAA